The Stenotrophomonas rhizophila genome has a window encoding:
- the smeD gene encoding multidrug efflux RND transporter periplasmic adaptor subunit SmeD: MSRTPYRLLALSLAIALTVSACGGGGEEGPQGGPGQVTVATLKAEQVGLTRELPGRTNAFLVAEVRPQVSGIVAKRLFTEGGLVNAGQPLYQVDDASYRADANSARAQLARAEATANAARLSAKRITELAKVDAVSKQDLENAVAAQKQAEADVGAAKAALDAANVTLGFARITAPISGRIGKSSVTQGALVSAGQADALATVQQLDPIYVDLTQSASELLQLRRELASGRLQDNQSLPVTVLLDDGTEFDHKGTLEFSEVSVDPATGSYALRVKVANPDQVLMPGMYVRAVVGSGVRDNALLVPMQGIARDAKGDTSAMVVGKDNKVEVRPVKVSRALGSKWLVEDGLKPGDKVIVEGLQKIQPGMPVQATEIGAAPAKPATPAAAADKQ; encoded by the coding sequence ATGTCCCGTACCCCGTACCGTCTTCTCGCGCTGTCCCTCGCGATCGCCCTGACCGTGTCCGCCTGCGGCGGCGGAGGTGAGGAGGGTCCGCAGGGTGGGCCGGGGCAGGTCACCGTGGCCACCCTGAAGGCCGAACAGGTCGGCCTCACCCGCGAGCTGCCCGGCCGCACCAATGCCTTCCTGGTCGCCGAAGTGCGCCCGCAGGTCAGTGGCATCGTCGCCAAGCGGCTGTTCACCGAGGGCGGCCTGGTCAACGCCGGCCAGCCGCTGTACCAGGTCGATGACGCCAGCTACCGCGCCGACGCCAACAGTGCCCGTGCCCAGCTGGCCCGCGCCGAAGCCACCGCCAACGCCGCCCGCCTGAGCGCCAAGCGCATCACCGAGCTGGCCAAGGTCGATGCAGTCAGCAAGCAGGACCTGGAAAACGCCGTGGCCGCCCAGAAACAGGCCGAAGCCGATGTCGGCGCCGCCAAGGCCGCCCTGGACGCCGCCAACGTCACCTTGGGCTTTGCCCGGATCACCGCACCGATCAGTGGCCGCATCGGCAAGTCCAGCGTCACCCAGGGCGCGCTGGTCAGCGCCGGCCAGGCCGACGCGCTGGCCACGGTGCAGCAGCTCGACCCGATCTACGTCGACCTGACCCAGTCGGCCAGCGAACTGCTGCAGCTGCGCCGCGAGCTGGCCAGTGGCCGCCTGCAGGACAACCAGAGCCTGCCGGTAACCGTGCTGCTCGACGACGGCACCGAGTTCGACCACAAGGGCACCCTGGAATTCTCCGAAGTCAGCGTCGACCCCGCCACCGGCAGCTACGCGCTGCGGGTCAAGGTCGCCAACCCCGACCAGGTGCTGATGCCCGGCATGTACGTGCGTGCCGTGGTCGGTAGTGGCGTGCGCGACAACGCGCTGCTGGTGCCCATGCAGGGCATCGCCCGCGACGCCAAGGGCGACACCAGCGCCATGGTGGTCGGCAAGGACAACAAGGTCGAAGTGCGCCCGGTCAAGGTCAGCCGCGCGCTGGGCAGCAAGTGGCTGGTAGAAGACGGCCTGAAGCCCGGCGACAAGGTCATCGTTGAAGGCCTGCAGAAGATCCAGCCGGGCATGCCCGTGCAGGCCACCGAGATCGGCGCCGCGCCAGCCAAGCCGGCAACCCCGGCGGCCGCGGCCGACAAGCAGTAA
- a CDS encoding TetR family transcriptional regulator, with amino-acid sequence MARKTKEAAQATREGILDAAQSCFHEFGVANTSLAMIGERAGYTRGAVYWHFKNKTEVLTAMIDRERVPFIERLRRTTSSRRNTPVLDLRSALLVSFRELATDERLRNMMEIMLRNDLSVESQAMQQLQLEASREELAIFSAAFERARELGQLREGVDVDTVARIISTSLTGVLYSAMLEPELFELQRDGTQTLDAVFGAFVKPGVFVPGAPPEALPTDDEA; translated from the coding sequence ATGGCCAGAAAAACCAAAGAAGCGGCGCAGGCCACCCGGGAAGGCATCCTGGATGCGGCCCAGAGCTGCTTCCACGAATTCGGGGTCGCCAACACCAGCCTGGCGATGATCGGCGAGCGCGCGGGCTATACCCGTGGCGCGGTGTATTGGCATTTCAAGAACAAGACCGAAGTCCTGACGGCGATGATCGACCGCGAGCGGGTGCCGTTCATCGAGCGGCTGCGGCGGACGACCTCGTCACGGCGCAACACACCGGTGCTGGACCTGCGCTCGGCGCTGCTGGTCTCCTTCCGGGAACTGGCCACGGACGAGCGGCTGCGCAACATGATGGAGATCATGCTGCGCAACGATCTTTCGGTGGAAAGCCAAGCCATGCAGCAGCTGCAGCTGGAGGCGTCGCGTGAGGAGCTGGCGATTTTCAGCGCGGCATTCGAGCGCGCGCGCGAGCTGGGGCAACTGCGCGAGGGCGTGGACGTGGACACGGTGGCCCGCATCATCAGCACCAGCCTGACCGGCGTGCTGTACAGCGCGATGCTGGAACCGGAACTGTTCGAGCTGCAGCGCGACGGCACCCAGACCCTGGACGCCGTTTTCGGCGCCTTCGTAAAGCCCGGCGTATTCGTACCGGGCGCCCCACCCGAAGCCCTGCCGACCGACGACGAGGCGTGA
- the hslU gene encoding ATP-dependent protease ATPase subunit HslU — MPHNNESSSATMTPREIVQELDRHIVGQHDAKRAVAIALRNRWRRMQLPAELRDEVMPKNILMIGPTGVGKTEIARRLATLAKAPFVKVEATRFTEVGYVGKDVEQIIRDLADTAVKLYREMAKVRVRNQAEERAEDRILDALLPRRAGGIGFDPEAARNEPSAQDNETRIKFRRMLRNGELDDREIELEVAANIGVDIMTPPGMEEMGQQLRQMFSSLGGGKAQKRTVTIKAARPLLVEEEAGKLVNEDDIRSAAIEACEQHGIVFIDEIDKVAKRGDNVGGGDVSREGVQRDLLPLVEGSNVSTKYGTVKTDHILFIASGAFHLAKPSDLIPELQGRFPIRVELGALSKQDFVRILTEPKAALTKQYEALLATEGVTVNFTEDAVDRLAEIAFQVNERQENIGARRLHTVLERLLDSLSYEAPDRDGETLAIDAAYVDKHLGELVKDPDLSRYIL; from the coding sequence ATGCCGCACAACAACGAATCATCCTCCGCCACCATGACTCCGCGCGAAATCGTGCAGGAGCTGGACCGCCACATCGTCGGCCAGCACGACGCCAAGCGCGCCGTGGCCATCGCCCTGCGCAACCGCTGGCGGCGCATGCAGCTGCCAGCCGAGCTGCGCGATGAAGTGATGCCCAAGAACATCCTGATGATCGGCCCGACCGGCGTCGGCAAGACCGAAATCGCACGCCGCCTGGCCACCTTGGCCAAGGCCCCGTTCGTCAAGGTGGAAGCCACCCGCTTCACCGAAGTCGGCTACGTCGGCAAAGACGTCGAACAGATCATCCGTGACCTGGCCGATACCGCCGTCAAGCTGTACCGCGAAATGGCCAAGGTGCGCGTGCGCAACCAGGCCGAAGAGCGTGCCGAAGACCGCATCCTCGACGCACTGCTGCCGCGTCGTGCCGGCGGCATCGGCTTTGATCCGGAAGCCGCCCGCAACGAACCCTCCGCCCAGGACAACGAAACCCGCATCAAGTTCCGCCGCATGCTGCGCAACGGCGAGCTGGACGATCGCGAGATCGAACTGGAAGTGGCCGCCAACATCGGCGTGGACATCATGACCCCGCCGGGCATGGAGGAAATGGGCCAGCAGCTGCGCCAGATGTTCTCCAGCCTGGGCGGCGGCAAGGCGCAGAAGCGCACCGTCACCATCAAGGCCGCGCGCCCGCTGCTGGTGGAAGAGGAAGCCGGCAAGCTGGTCAACGAAGACGACATCCGCAGCGCCGCGATCGAAGCCTGCGAACAGCACGGCATCGTCTTCATCGACGAGATCGACAAGGTCGCCAAGCGCGGCGACAACGTCGGCGGCGGCGATGTCTCCCGCGAAGGCGTGCAGCGCGACCTGCTGCCGCTGGTGGAAGGCTCCAACGTGTCCACCAAGTACGGCACGGTCAAGACCGACCACATCCTGTTCATCGCCTCCGGCGCGTTCCACCTGGCCAAGCCGAGCGACCTGATCCCCGAACTGCAGGGCCGCTTCCCGATCCGCGTGGAACTGGGTGCCCTGAGCAAGCAGGATTTCGTCCGCATCCTGACTGAGCCCAAGGCCGCGCTGACCAAGCAGTACGAAGCGCTGCTGGCCACTGAAGGCGTGACCGTGAACTTCACCGAAGACGCCGTGGATCGCCTTGCCGAAATCGCGTTCCAGGTCAACGAACGCCAGGAAAACATCGGCGCCCGTCGCCTGCATACCGTGCTGGAACGCCTGCTCGATTCGCTGAGCTATGAAGCCCCGGACCGCGATGGCGAAACCCTGGCCATCGATGCGGCCTACGTCGACAAGCACCTGGGCGAGCTGGTCAAGGATCCGGACCTTAGCCGGTACATTCTGTAA
- the hslV gene encoding ATP-dependent protease subunit HslV, protein MDPSQNPNVFHATTIISVRRNGHVAVAGDGQVTLGHTVMKGNARKVRRLGREGQVLAGFAGAAADAFTLFELFEAKLEKHGQLQRAAVELAKDWRTERRLGKLEALLAVADKDTSLIISGTGDVIEPEDGIIAIGSGGSYALSAARALLAHTELDARTIATESINIAGDICIYTNRNVVVEEL, encoded by the coding sequence ATGGATCCCAGTCAGAACCCCAACGTGTTTCACGCCACCACCATCATTTCGGTGCGCCGCAACGGTCATGTCGCCGTCGCCGGCGATGGCCAGGTCACCCTCGGCCACACCGTAATGAAGGGCAACGCTCGCAAGGTGCGCCGCCTGGGCCGCGAGGGCCAGGTGCTGGCCGGATTCGCCGGTGCCGCCGCCGACGCCTTCACCCTGTTCGAGCTGTTTGAAGCCAAGCTGGAAAAGCACGGCCAACTGCAGCGTGCCGCCGTGGAGCTGGCCAAGGATTGGCGTACCGAACGCCGCCTGGGCAAGCTTGAAGCCCTGCTCGCCGTGGCCGACAAGGACACCTCGCTGATCATCAGCGGCACCGGTGACGTTATCGAACCGGAAGACGGCATCATCGCGATCGGCTCCGGCGGTTCCTACGCCTTGTCCGCCGCGCGCGCACTGCTGGCGCACACCGAACTGGATGCGCGCACCATCGCCACCGAATCGATCAACATCGCCGGCGACATCTGCATCTACACCAACCGCAACGTGGTGGTCGAGGAGCTTTGA
- the xerC gene encoding tyrosine recombinase XerC, translating to MNAVQDFLGYLQVERRASAHTLDAYRRDLAALDAWATQQEGSAEGLDGAQLRQFIAAEHRRGLAPKSLQRRLSACRSFYAWLLKHHRIAVSPAAGLKAPKAPRKLPQVLDADEAVRLVELPTDAPLGLRDRALLELFYSSGLRLSELCALIWRDLDFATGLVNVLGKGNRQRRVPFGSHAREALLGWRAESGGGDAQPVFPGRKGGPITQRAVQIRIRQLAQRQGLFKHVHPHMLRHSFASHILESSGDLRGVQELLGHADIATTQIYTHLDFQHLAKVYDAAHPRAKRRTGDNES from the coding sequence ATGAACGCCGTCCAGGATTTCCTCGGGTACCTGCAGGTGGAGCGCCGCGCATCGGCGCACACGCTGGATGCCTACCGACGTGACCTGGCCGCGCTCGATGCCTGGGCGACGCAGCAGGAGGGCAGCGCGGAAGGGCTCGATGGCGCGCAGCTGCGCCAGTTCATCGCTGCCGAACACCGCCGCGGGCTGGCGCCAAAATCACTGCAGCGCCGGCTGTCGGCCTGCCGCAGTTTCTACGCGTGGCTGCTCAAGCACCATCGCATCGCAGTCAGTCCCGCCGCCGGCCTGAAGGCCCCGAAGGCACCGCGAAAATTGCCGCAGGTGCTCGATGCCGACGAAGCGGTGCGCCTGGTGGAACTGCCCACCGATGCACCGCTCGGTCTGCGCGACCGCGCGCTGCTCGAACTGTTCTATTCCTCCGGCCTGCGTCTGAGCGAACTGTGCGCCCTGATCTGGCGCGACCTGGATTTCGCCACCGGTCTGGTCAACGTGCTCGGCAAGGGCAATCGCCAGCGTCGCGTGCCGTTTGGTTCGCACGCGCGCGAGGCGCTGCTGGGATGGCGTGCGGAGAGCGGCGGCGGCGATGCGCAGCCGGTGTTCCCCGGGCGCAAGGGCGGGCCGATCACCCAGCGCGCCGTACAGATCCGCATCCGCCAGCTGGCCCAGCGCCAGGGCCTGTTCAAGCACGTGCACCCGCACATGCTGCGGCACAGTTTTGCCAGCCATATCCTCGAATCCTCCGGTGACCTGCGCGGCGTGCAGGAGCTGCTGGGCCATGCCGATATCGCCACCACGCAGATCTACACCCACCTGGATTTCCAGCACCTGGCCAAGGTCTACGACGCCGCGCACCCACGCGCAAAGCGGCGCACGGGCGACAACGAAAGCTGA
- a CDS encoding DUF484 family protein, whose amino-acid sequence MSDTIEKIGAHEVAAWLRRHPAFLKQFPDLALTLVVPRDDGPTASLASYQLEVLRDKNRELSRRLADLAANAQVNERLAVRTHQLTLALMKQDSAADTLRAMAASLEEDFAGDLVRLVVLHPVQGLEQAPWLQVIEEGSPLLASFRDCLKDGEPICGRLQPEKNTVLYGGRVDEVQSSALLPLPGVGLIAVGSHDGNRFYPGMGTLFLRMMGEALAVALKRFDPA is encoded by the coding sequence CGGCGTTCCTGAAGCAGTTCCCGGACCTGGCGTTGACCCTGGTGGTGCCGCGCGACGATGGCCCCACCGCGTCGCTGGCCAGCTACCAGCTGGAAGTGCTGCGCGACAAGAACCGCGAGCTGTCGCGCCGGCTGGCCGACCTGGCGGCCAACGCGCAGGTCAACGAACGCCTGGCCGTGCGCACCCACCAGCTCACGCTGGCACTGATGAAGCAGGACAGCGCCGCCGATACCCTGCGCGCCATGGCCGCCTCGCTGGAGGAAGACTTCGCCGGTGACCTGGTACGGCTGGTGGTGTTGCATCCGGTGCAGGGCCTGGAGCAGGCGCCTTGGCTGCAGGTGATCGAAGAAGGCAGCCCGCTGCTGGCCTCGTTCCGCGATTGCCTGAAGGATGGCGAGCCGATCTGCGGCCGCCTGCAGCCGGAGAAGAACACGGTGCTGTACGGCGGGCGCGTGGATGAAGTGCAGTCCAGCGCATTGCTGCCGTTGCCGGGCGTGGGCCTGATCGCGGTGGGCAGCCATGATGGCAACCGCTTCTACCCGGGCATGGGCACGCTGTTCCTGCGCATGATGGGCGAGGCGCTGGCCGTGGCCCTCAAGCGCTTCGACCCGGCCTGA